Proteins encoded by one window of Ignavibacteriota bacterium:
- a CDS encoding GAF domain-containing protein: MDNIAAEKGLTYPELLVRLDALCEGWNGDVSLLANAAALIYWSVNDLNWAGFYLMDGTRLVLGPFHGQPACVFIDEGKGVCGAAASSRATVVVDDVDLFPGHIACDSASRSEIVVPLCVNGDLFGVLDVDSPIRARFGDEEKAFFEAAAATLGAAISSSRRLLDVPRGRPLSP; this comes from the coding sequence ATGGACAACATCGCAGCAGAAAAAGGACTCACGTATCCGGAATTGCTCGTCCGCCTCGACGCCCTCTGCGAGGGATGGAACGGCGACGTGTCGCTGCTTGCAAACGCCGCGGCGCTGATCTACTGGTCGGTGAACGATCTCAACTGGGCGGGATTCTACCTCATGGACGGGACACGCCTTGTGCTCGGCCCCTTTCACGGGCAGCCCGCCTGCGTCTTCATCGACGAAGGGAAGGGCGTCTGCGGCGCAGCCGCCTCGTCGCGCGCGACGGTTGTGGTCGACGATGTCGATCTTTTTCCAGGACACATCGCCTGCGACAGCGCCTCGCGTTCCGAGATCGTTGTGCCCCTGTGTGTGAACGGGGATCTGTTTGGCGTGCTCGATGTCGACAGTCCGATCCGCGCACGTTTCGGCGATGAGGAAAAGGCCTTCTTCGAGGCGGCCGCGGCCACACTCGGGGCGGCAATTTCCTCGAGCAGGCGCCTGCTGGATGTGCCCCGGGGGCGGCCGCTTTCTCCTTGA
- a CDS encoding lipopolysaccharide biosynthesis protein: MIRGLARSPLARQTLWYFFAQIANGALGLAVMTVLTRGLAVGDFGAYSLVVTVLTFTALFFDFGVAASAGRLLATATGEQAQRARAGAMLTGAMGLGLLFGAALALASAMADPLLGSGIGSLLLFAAPFAVVLPIQEMILMICQGAGRIGLLSMMTVLPRLLLLPALAGLAYWSGLTPFSALLVTMLTTVFAAAVITAVLRPSLHGLRAQLGELRREVREFGRKTYAGRVVDSLTTGVDRMLIARWHGLEPVGYYSVAYTMAQPIAMMSRAVAGSSYRRFAGEDFIPRRVLVLNAIWCAAAAALLAGLGMLLVPLLFTGRYLPALPVLPLLAAATALAGINAVFHSFFNAQRQGRTMRFLSISTSGLNVLANLALVPFLSMTGAGLALCASTGLNLVLNLYFYRRFRRGRREENTGAGSAAFDTPGAENYSRTFDC; encoded by the coding sequence ATGATACGCGGCCTCGCACGGTCGCCGCTCGCGCGGCAGACGCTCTGGTATTTTTTTGCTCAAATCGCCAACGGCGCCCTCGGCCTTGCGGTGATGACCGTCCTGACACGCGGGCTTGCAGTCGGAGATTTCGGGGCGTATTCCCTCGTCGTGACCGTGCTCACATTCACCGCGCTCTTTTTCGACTTCGGTGTTGCTGCATCGGCGGGCCGCCTGCTCGCAACCGCCACCGGTGAACAGGCACAGCGCGCCCGCGCCGGCGCGATGCTGACGGGTGCGATGGGCTTGGGACTCTTGTTCGGTGCGGCGCTTGCGCTCGCTTCAGCAATGGCGGATCCGTTACTCGGATCCGGCATTGGCTCCCTGCTGTTGTTTGCCGCGCCGTTTGCCGTCGTTCTGCCGATCCAGGAAATGATACTCATGATCTGCCAGGGAGCGGGCCGCATCGGACTTCTTTCGATGATGACCGTGCTGCCGCGCCTGCTGCTGCTGCCCGCTCTCGCGGGACTCGCCTATTGGAGCGGTCTGACACCATTCTCGGCGCTGCTGGTGACCATGCTCACCACGGTGTTCGCCGCGGCGGTCATCACCGCCGTGCTGCGCCCGTCGCTGCACGGCCTGCGCGCACAGCTCGGCGAGCTGCGCAGGGAAGTGCGCGAGTTCGGCCGCAAGACCTACGCGGGACGCGTGGTCGACAGTTTGACCACCGGAGTGGACCGCATGCTGATTGCGCGCTGGCACGGTCTGGAACCCGTGGGATACTATTCGGTGGCCTATACGATGGCGCAGCCCATCGCGATGATGAGCAGGGCGGTGGCCGGCAGCAGTTACCGCCGCTTTGCGGGCGAGGATTTTATTCCCCGGCGCGTGCTCGTGTTGAACGCGATATGGTGTGCCGCCGCCGCGGCCCTGCTGGCCGGACTCGGCATGCTTCTCGTCCCGCTGCTCTTTACCGGACGATACCTGCCCGCGCTCCCGGTGCTGCCACTGCTTGCCGCGGCCACGGCTCTGGCCGGCATCAACGCCGTGTTCCACTCGTTTTTCAACGCGCAGAGGCAGGGCCGTACCATGCGGTTCCTCTCGATCAGCACCTCGGGTCTCAACGTGCTGGCGAATCTGGCCCTCGTGCCCTTCCTTTCGATGACGGGCGCAGGACTCGCGCTTTGTGCATCCACAGGATTGAATCTCGTGCTCAATCTGTACTTTTACCGTCGATTCCGCCGCGGCCGCCGAGAGGAAAATACGGGCGCGGGTTCCGCCGCGTTCGACACGCCGGGCGCCGAGAACTATTCACGAACTTTCGATTGTTGA
- the porU gene encoding type IX secretion system sortase PorU, producing MTRSFASIPPVRNSGLPRLALLVAMLAAPLGSAVFAQELRVLASGADGITIEYRPVVRLRSFSDAGVAYVRPEFAEAASVAPLSPGIPDLQFRGVLLALPGLEGHSVTVLAADYEDTHNTVLAPVPRRFRGDDGLVTSYTRGAEYTRRGLLPESVAELADAGIARDRFLATLRVYPYAFDAAAGQLRHYTRLVVRVQFGPADPRLTSAGRAGESFGGTVVNEQSARGWRIAAQAPLRKTQTASLASGDWYRIEIPQDGVYRLTKAWFTSAGIPISSVDPRSIRIFGQGGRELPLRLSSPRPDDLQEIAIEVSGESDGRFDDNDAVTFYGRGNSGFVWDTVAGRYTHTIHRFDAANAYLLTFGGAAGRRVEAQPSLNEANPYTPQWFTGREFHEEEAVNLISSGKMWVGKRIPPSSGINTQVVMKKLEGLVREQPVTYRVKLYAQSEVAHSFLLSDGQTLGSIPMTTVAFSTDQDDIASGSGVLTFSRPGDLPEDRSSLKIEYNVSDPDRSRGAFVDWIEWYYARRFTASGDVLDFGAPDTSTVCAFEIQGFSNSDVAVYDVSIPWRVRRIADPAVSGGTVRFQASSRRGAPPQYYAVAANAVRQPATPTRLSNSDLAVTQGAQYVIITSQDLAPAAERLKRHRERPGEDAITSKVVTLPEIYNEFSSSVKDPVAIRNFLSYALRSWTVKPKYVLFFGDGHYDYRNYGTDEKIVVPVWESENSINLMASYVTDDFYAQISGDDALVDIATGRLPVLDTAEAMSIVDKIIRYESDPDFAPWKNRVTFVADDGLTTRIDDGPTHTAQSEDIARSLPTGIEQEKVYIVSYRTEITAEGRRKPDANQAIIDRINEGTVVINYTGHGSEAVWAHEHVFVTDVTVPMLANVTRPTFLAAATCTFGLYDRPKLRSGTEAMVTKPEGGAIGGLSSPRVVYSGPNSNFNQTFFDNLFANGRETDGRAKRLGDAIFSTKQRWYNDAGYEKFHLFADPGLRLAFPRYRCSIDSILVNGQAAGSGQVQLKALSRVTLKGSVLRPDSTRWPDYNGVATVSLYDAKRSIPVPLEGWGGFSYGVQGGLLFRGEATVADGGFTVTFPIPKDISYENNSGRLAVYFDNDAVDGAGFATNFTVGGSDTSAVTDRVGPEIRLFMDQRSFLPGDVVNESPLLIADLRDESGINTTGLGIGHNIEAWLDGSEASLVLNAFYTGDRDSYQQGTVQYQYRRLTEGTHTLRLRAWDIHNNSSIAETHFSVANSAGLSVQDAYPYPNPMQNTTTFTFTHNQSAAVKVEIKIYTVAGRLIRSIDAGETAERFVRVPWDGRDEEGDTPANGTYFYKIVCRTADGRLGSERIGTLAILR from the coding sequence ATGACGAGATCCTTTGCTTCGATACCGCCCGTCCGTAACAGCGGCCTTCCGCGTTTGGCCCTCCTTGTGGCCATGCTCGCTGCGCCGCTTGGAAGCGCCGTGTTTGCGCAGGAACTGCGCGTGCTTGCATCCGGAGCGGACGGAATCACCATCGAATACAGGCCCGTCGTGCGACTGCGGTCGTTCAGCGACGCGGGGGTCGCCTATGTGCGCCCCGAATTCGCGGAGGCCGCGTCCGTCGCTCCGTTAAGTCCCGGCATTCCCGATCTCCAATTCCGCGGCGTGCTGCTCGCATTGCCAGGTCTCGAGGGGCACAGCGTGACAGTACTGGCCGCGGACTATGAGGACACACACAACACCGTGCTCGCTCCCGTGCCGCGGCGCTTCCGCGGAGACGATGGCCTCGTCACCTCGTACACGCGCGGCGCCGAGTATACGCGCCGCGGGCTGCTGCCGGAGTCGGTCGCGGAGCTTGCGGACGCGGGTATCGCGCGCGATCGTTTTCTCGCCACACTCCGAGTGTATCCCTACGCCTTCGATGCGGCCGCGGGCCAGCTTCGGCACTACACGCGGCTCGTTGTGCGTGTGCAGTTCGGGCCGGCCGATCCACGTCTGACCTCGGCGGGCCGCGCGGGCGAGTCCTTCGGCGGGACAGTGGTGAACGAACAGAGCGCACGTGGCTGGCGCATCGCGGCGCAGGCGCCGCTGCGCAAGACACAGACGGCCTCGCTCGCCAGCGGCGACTGGTACCGCATCGAAATACCGCAGGACGGCGTGTACCGGCTGACGAAGGCATGGTTCACCTCGGCCGGCATCCCGATCTCGTCTGTCGATCCGCGCAGCATCCGCATATTCGGACAAGGTGGTCGGGAATTGCCCTTACGCCTCTCATCGCCGCGTCCCGACGACCTGCAGGAAATCGCCATCGAGGTAAGCGGCGAAAGCGACGGGCGTTTCGACGACAACGACGCGGTGACCTTCTACGGACGAGGGAACAGCGGCTTTGTGTGGGACACCGTGGCCGGACGATACACACACACGATCCATCGTTTCGACGCGGCCAACGCGTATCTGTTGACCTTCGGCGGCGCCGCGGGACGGCGGGTCGAGGCGCAGCCGTCGCTCAACGAGGCGAATCCCTACACGCCGCAGTGGTTCACGGGCAGGGAATTTCACGAGGAGGAGGCCGTCAACCTGATCTCCTCCGGAAAGATGTGGGTGGGCAAACGTATACCGCCCTCGAGCGGAATCAACACGCAGGTGGTGATGAAGAAGCTGGAGGGCCTCGTGCGCGAGCAGCCCGTCACCTACCGCGTGAAGTTGTATGCGCAGTCGGAAGTGGCGCACTCGTTTTTGCTGTCCGACGGACAGACGCTCGGCAGCATTCCGATGACCACTGTCGCGTTCTCGACCGACCAGGACGACATCGCATCCGGCTCGGGCGTGCTGACCTTTTCACGTCCGGGCGATCTGCCCGAGGACCGCAGTTCGCTGAAGATCGAATACAATGTGTCCGATCCCGACCGCAGCCGCGGCGCATTCGTCGATTGGATCGAATGGTATTACGCGCGCCGTTTCACCGCGTCGGGTGACGTGCTCGACTTCGGCGCGCCCGACACCAGCACCGTCTGCGCGTTCGAGATACAGGGCTTCAGCAACAGCGACGTGGCGGTGTACGACGTGAGCATCCCCTGGCGTGTGCGGCGCATCGCCGATCCGGCGGTCAGCGGAGGCACCGTGCGTTTCCAGGCCTCGTCGCGCCGGGGCGCGCCGCCGCAGTATTACGCCGTCGCGGCGAACGCCGTGCGTCAGCCCGCGACGCCCACGCGTCTGTCGAATTCCGATCTCGCCGTGACGCAGGGTGCGCAGTATGTGATCATCACGTCGCAGGATCTGGCTCCGGCCGCGGAACGCTTGAAACGGCATCGCGAACGTCCGGGCGAGGATGCGATCACAAGCAAGGTTGTGACCCTGCCCGAGATATACAACGAATTCAGCAGCAGTGTGAAGGATCCGGTTGCGATCAGGAATTTCCTCTCGTACGCCCTGCGCTCCTGGACCGTGAAACCGAAGTACGTGCTGTTCTTCGGCGACGGGCATTATGATTACCGCAATTACGGGACGGATGAAAAGATCGTCGTGCCCGTGTGGGAGTCCGAAAACTCGATCAACCTCATGGCCTCGTACGTGACCGACGATTTTTACGCGCAGATATCGGGCGACGACGCGCTGGTGGACATCGCAACGGGCCGCCTGCCCGTGCTCGACACCGCCGAGGCGATGTCGATCGTGGACAAGATCATCCGCTATGAGAGTGATCCCGATTTTGCGCCGTGGAAAAACCGCGTGACCTTCGTGGCCGACGACGGACTCACGACACGCATCGATGACGGACCGACACACACGGCGCAATCCGAGGACATCGCGCGCTCGCTGCCCACCGGCATCGAGCAGGAGAAGGTGTACATCGTGTCGTACCGCACCGAGATCACGGCCGAAGGCCGTCGCAAGCCCGACGCAAATCAGGCCATCATCGACCGCATCAACGAGGGCACGGTGGTGATAAACTACACCGGCCACGGCAGCGAAGCGGTATGGGCGCATGAACACGTGTTTGTCACCGACGTGACCGTGCCCATGCTGGCCAATGTGACACGCCCCACTTTCCTCGCGGCGGCCACGTGTACGTTCGGACTCTACGACAGGCCCAAGCTGCGCAGCGGCACCGAGGCCATGGTCACAAAGCCCGAAGGCGGGGCCATCGGCGGACTCTCCTCGCCGCGTGTCGTGTATTCCGGACCCAACTCGAATTTCAACCAGACCTTTTTCGACAACCTGTTCGCAAACGGGCGCGAAACCGACGGCCGCGCGAAGCGCCTGGGCGACGCGATCTTTTCGACCAAACAGCGCTGGTACAACGATGCCGGCTACGAAAAATTCCATCTCTTCGCCGATCCGGGTCTGCGCCTCGCGTTTCCGCGCTACAGGTGTTCCATCGATTCGATACTCGTGAACGGCCAGGCCGCAGGATCGGGGCAGGTGCAGCTCAAGGCGCTCTCGCGTGTAACGCTGAAGGGATCCGTGCTGCGTCCCGACAGCACACGGTGGCCCGATTACAACGGCGTCGCGACCGTCAGTCTCTATGATGCAAAACGCAGCATCCCCGTGCCGCTCGAGGGCTGGGGCGGCTTCTCGTACGGCGTGCAGGGCGGCTTGCTCTTCCGCGGTGAAGCCACGGTGGCCGACGGCGGCTTCACCGTCACGTTCCCGATTCCGAAGGACATCTCCTACGAGAACAACAGCGGACGGCTTGCCGTGTATTTCGACAACGACGCCGTGGACGGTGCGGGGTTTGCGACGAACTTCACCGTGGGTGGATCCGACACCAGCGCAGTGACCGACCGCGTCGGTCCGGAGATCCGCCTGTTCATGGATCAGCGGAGCTTCCTGCCCGGCGATGTTGTAAACGAATCGCCCCTGCTCATCGCCGATCTGCGTGATGAAAGCGGCATCAATACGACGGGACTCGGCATCGGACACAACATCGAGGCCTGGCTCGACGGCAGCGAGGCGAGTCTGGTGTTGAACGCGTTTTACACCGGCGACCGCGACTCGTATCAGCAGGGAACCGTCCAATACCAGTACCGGCGGCTCACGGAAGGCACACACACCCTGCGCCTGCGCGCGTGGGACATTCACAACAACTCGTCCATCGCCGAGACACATTTCTCCGTCGCCAACAGCGCCGGACTTTCGGTGCAGGACGCGTATCCATATCCGAATCCGATGCAGAACACAACCACGTTCACGTTCACGCACAATCAGAGCGCGGCGGTGAAGGTGGAGATCAAGATATACACCGTGGCCGGGCGTCTTATCCGCAGCATCGACGCGGGGGAGACCGCCGAACGATTCGTGCGTGTGCCCTGGGACGGGCGTGACGAGGAGGGCGACACGCCGGCGAACGGGACCTATTTCTACAAGATCGTCTGCCGTACAGCCGACGGGCGGCTCGGATCCGAGCGTATCGGCACGCTGGCGATACTACGCTGA
- a CDS encoding PorV/PorQ family protein, with the protein MSCGASLLHAQGAASTAVPFLLISPGARASATGESGVAVADDASAIFWNPAGLGFQSGMELSLSHSNWLPQFQQSDLFYEYANFKMGVPSIDGTIGAALTFLNLGEFERRDEANNMLGRFKSFEVAFTGSYGTRIDEDLSLGIGLRIIHSSLSQVATANEQGSGTATAVAGDLGVLYRPSKFTLPFTDVDLGDHFSVGLAFSNIGPSITYIDEQQSDPLPTTLRLGLAFDLVKEEYNRLTWTTDITKLIIHRTGDKADNFISALSKSQLGDWNSYTLGTGIEYWYSDFVALRFGFFHEDPNWGNRRFLTFGAGVRYEIYGFDFSYISTDISSERSPLADTLRFTLSILWDRDTTPPDDGTTIPADDSRN; encoded by the coding sequence ATGAGCTGCGGCGCGTCGCTGCTGCACGCGCAGGGGGCGGCCAGCACTGCCGTGCCCTTCCTGCTCATTTCGCCGGGAGCGCGCGCGAGCGCGACGGGCGAGAGCGGTGTCGCCGTTGCCGACGATGCATCGGCCATTTTCTGGAATCCGGCCGGACTCGGCTTTCAGAGCGGCATGGAACTGAGTCTGAGCCATTCGAACTGGCTGCCGCAGTTCCAGCAGAGCGACCTGTTCTACGAATACGCGAACTTTAAAATGGGCGTTCCCTCCATCGACGGCACCATCGGCGCGGCGCTCACCTTTCTGAATCTTGGCGAGTTCGAACGGCGCGACGAGGCGAACAACATGCTCGGGCGCTTCAAGAGCTTCGAGGTGGCGTTCACCGGCTCGTACGGCACACGCATCGACGAGGACCTGTCGCTAGGTATCGGACTGCGCATCATTCACAGCAGTCTCTCGCAGGTCGCGACCGCCAACGAGCAGGGCTCGGGCACGGCGACCGCCGTGGCGGGTGATCTCGGCGTGCTGTACCGTCCGTCGAAGTTCACATTGCCGTTCACCGACGTGGATCTGGGTGATCATTTCTCGGTGGGTCTGGCCTTTTCGAACATCGGTCCGTCGATCACCTACATCGACGAGCAGCAGTCCGATCCGCTGCCGACCACGCTGCGTCTCGGGCTGGCCTTCGATCTGGTGAAGGAAGAGTACAACCGGCTGACGTGGACCACCGACATCACGAAGCTGATCATTCACCGCACCGGCGACAAGGCCGACAACTTCATTTCGGCGCTCTCGAAATCGCAGCTCGGCGACTGGAACAGCTACACGCTGGGCACGGGTATCGAGTACTGGTACTCCGATTTTGTGGCGCTGCGTTTCGGCTTCTTCCACGAGGATCCGAACTGGGGCAACCGCCGCTTCCTCACCTTTGGCGCGGGCGTGCGGTACGAGATTTACGGCTTCGATTTCAGCTACATCTCGACCGACATTTCGAGCGAGAGGAGTCCGCTGGCCGACACACTCCGGTTCACACTCTCGATTCTCTGGGATCGTGACACGACTCCGCCGGACGACGGCACCACCATTCCCGCGGACGATTCGCGGAACTGA
- a CDS encoding VCBS repeat-containing protein has translation MARTAIAILLLGLALTAHAAAQAPAPRLAHRLAAPGAAGPAPRAALPDTVRVLALMAEFQPDDDARTSGTGRFNTVFPYDYGADIIDAFPHDRAYFLAHLRFLENYIAKSSGGRTRAVSRLLDSVVTLPKNIRGYSYRKGETEKPVADLAVDAWTAADRVQPAVDFSAYDMFVIFHAGRGRDVDLASLQGSDPTPYDIPSLSFTLGAFRKQLGADFQGIPVNGGKYRITNSSILPSTDSREIPLLTGQTALLELSINGLLAASFGTYAGLPDLFDTRTGRTGIGRFGLMDAESIFAFGGICPPAPSAWEKQYLGWTTPRSAVPGKREYLLSAYRTDQPSTADILRVPVTDAEYWLLENRQRDPGNNGQRVTYVSGGQEVTVSFPKDTTGFTNDNISALKGVVVDVEDLDWSLPGGTVISDTREARVMGGLLIWHIDESVINAGLADNTVNAAPKHRGVDLEQAGGPQDIGETIQSVLGSSVGTGGPLDYWHRDNLSPLYKNSFGAGTTPDTRSADGYFTHVTMDNISTAGPLMSLDVAVGDNVITPMSGWPVDPRDPVDGRRVSFVQTADIDGDGAHEIVVATHAADSTSADPANIYVFEQDGSNYRGGGMPRVAATLTQVSRILEAPAIGDANGDGVLDIVVHASADPAGKMRMLVVVSTRDADNNGALDEVTRHMYAYASEQYQSDLSGWMVRDGSILYRVFHLPAPLSSMIHPDTLFIVGKENRVFPMTQGTVPGSGIAATGDADVIYSGEFLRRSDGTVVASSASPALSARRSLPGVCSVADFDGNGASDGASAAHGLSIDFRNPRWSSTDFSRQMPGGTSPEIADLAAADADGDGRNDLLVSDGSGVTAMNFALSTLDYYPASGGTRYTLAARLAGDTRDALLRVGADALTQLGTRAKAAEGFPVPLPGHTSVLLFPVGSTNPTLGVAVGGTDGLVYLYNTAGRLAPNGLVWRSKDGDETRARYAAPSPYTQTTRSEFFPAERCYNWPNPVYDPVTKVRFYVSENADVTVKIYDLAGAKVGELHSKAAGGVDNEIDWNVSDVQTGVYLAHVKAEGAGRSGEKIIKIAVVK, from the coding sequence ATGGCACGCACAGCAATCGCGATTCTCCTCCTCGGACTCGCGCTCACCGCACACGCGGCGGCGCAGGCGCCGGCGCCTCGTCTCGCGCATCGACTCGCGGCTCCCGGCGCGGCGGGTCCCGCCCCGCGCGCGGCGCTGCCCGACACCGTGCGCGTCCTCGCCCTCATGGCGGAATTCCAGCCCGACGACGATGCGCGCACCAGCGGCACCGGGCGTTTCAACACCGTCTTTCCCTACGATTACGGCGCGGACATCATCGACGCGTTTCCGCACGACCGCGCATACTTCCTCGCGCATTTGCGCTTCCTCGAGAACTACATCGCGAAGTCGTCGGGGGGCCGCACACGCGCCGTGTCGCGGCTGCTCGATTCCGTCGTGACACTGCCGAAGAACATCCGCGGTTATTCCTATCGCAAGGGCGAGACCGAAAAGCCCGTCGCGGATCTGGCCGTGGACGCCTGGACGGCGGCCGACCGCGTGCAGCCCGCGGTGGACTTCTCGGCCTACGACATGTTTGTCATCTTCCACGCGGGGCGCGGCCGCGACGTGGATCTCGCGAGTTTACAAGGTTCCGATCCAACACCGTACGACATCCCCTCGCTCTCGTTCACGCTGGGCGCCTTCCGCAAGCAGCTCGGCGCGGATTTTCAGGGCATCCCCGTCAACGGCGGAAAATATCGGATCACGAACTCCTCTATTCTTCCCTCCACCGATTCCCGCGAAATCCCCTTGCTGACGGGGCAGACCGCGCTGCTCGAGCTTTCGATCAACGGACTGCTCGCGGCAAGTTTCGGCACCTACGCGGGGCTGCCCGACCTCTTCGACACCAGGACGGGGCGCACGGGCATCGGGCGTTTCGGCCTGATGGACGCCGAGTCGATTTTTGCATTCGGCGGCATCTGTCCCCCCGCGCCGTCGGCGTGGGAGAAGCAGTATCTGGGATGGACCACGCCGCGTTCGGCCGTTCCGGGCAAACGCGAATACCTGCTCTCCGCGTACCGGACCGACCAGCCCTCCACCGCCGACATCCTGCGTGTGCCGGTGACCGATGCCGAGTACTGGCTGCTGGAAAACCGCCAGCGCGATCCCGGCAACAACGGGCAGCGCGTGACCTACGTGTCGGGCGGGCAGGAAGTGACCGTGTCGTTCCCGAAGGACACGACAGGTTTTACGAACGACAATATTTCGGCGCTAAAAGGCGTGGTGGTTGACGTCGAGGATCTCGACTGGAGCCTGCCCGGCGGCACCGTGATCAGCGACACACGCGAGGCGCGCGTGATGGGCGGCTTGCTGATCTGGCACATCGACGAATCCGTCATCAATGCAGGTCTGGCCGACAACACCGTGAATGCGGCGCCGAAACACCGGGGCGTGGACCTCGAGCAGGCGGGCGGGCCGCAGGACATCGGCGAGACGATACAGTCGGTGCTCGGCTCGAGTGTCGGCACAGGCGGACCGCTCGACTACTGGCATCGCGATAATCTCTCGCCGCTGTACAAGAACAGTTTCGGCGCGGGCACCACTCCCGACACACGTTCGGCGGACGGATACTTCACACACGTGACGATGGACAACATCAGCACGGCAGGACCCTTGATGTCGCTCGACGTTGCGGTGGGTGACAACGTGATCACACCCATGAGCGGGTGGCCCGTCGATCCGCGCGATCCGGTCGACGGCCGGCGCGTCAGTTTTGTGCAGACCGCCGATATCGACGGCGACGGCGCGCACGAGATCGTGGTTGCGACACACGCGGCCGACAGCACCTCAGCCGATCCCGCCAACATCTACGTGTTTGAACAGGACGGCAGCAATTACCGTGGTGGCGGCATGCCGCGAGTTGCGGCCACACTCACGCAGGTGTCGCGTATTCTTGAAGCGCCCGCGATCGGTGATGCCAACGGCGACGGCGTTCTCGACATCGTCGTACACGCGAGCGCCGATCCGGCGGGAAAGATGCGCATGCTGGTGGTCGTTTCGACACGTGACGCCGACAACAACGGCGCGCTCGACGAAGTGACGCGGCACATGTACGCCTACGCATCCGAACAATACCAGTCCGATCTGAGCGGCTGGATGGTGCGGGACGGATCGATATTGTACCGTGTGTTCCACCTGCCGGCGCCACTCTCATCGATGATCCATCCCGACACGCTGTTTATCGTGGGAAAAGAGAACCGCGTTTTTCCCATGACGCAGGGCACGGTTCCCGGATCCGGCATTGCCGCGACCGGTGATGCGGACGTCATCTACAGCGGTGAGTTCCTACGGCGCAGCGACGGAACAGTTGTGGCGTCTTCCGCAAGTCCCGCGCTATCGGCGCGGCGCTCGCTTCCGGGTGTGTGCAGCGTAGCCGACTTCGACGGGAACGGCGCGTCTGACGGCGCCAGCGCGGCACACGGCCTGTCGATTGACTTCCGGAATCCTCGCTGGAGCAGCACGGATTTTTCGCGGCAGATGCCGGGCGGTACTTCGCCCGAGATCGCCGATCTCGCCGCCGCGGATGCCGACGGCGACGGACGCAACGATCTGCTTGTGAGCGACGGCAGCGGTGTCACGGCCATGAACTTCGCTCTCTCGACACTGGACTATTATCCCGCGAGCGGCGGGACGCGCTACACACTCGCGGCGCGCCTTGCGGGCGACACACGCGACGCGCTGCTGCGCGTGGGTGCGGACGCTCTGACGCAGCTCGGCACACGCGCAAAAGCGGCCGAAGGATTCCCGGTGCCGCTGCCGGGGCACACGAGCGTGTTACTCTTTCCCGTCGGCAGCACAAATCCCACACTCGGCGTGGCCGTGGGCGGTACCGACGGACTCGTATATCTCTACAACACCGCGGGCCGGCTGGCACCGAACGGTCTTGTATGGCGCAGCAAAGACGGCGACGAGACCCGCGCGCGGTACGCCGCTCCGTCGCCGTACACACAGACGACACGCTCCGAATTTTTCCCCGCCGAGAGGTGTTACAACTGGCCGAATCCCGTGTACGATCCCGTGACGAAGGTCCGTTTTTACGTCAGTGAAAACGCCGATGTGACCGTGAAGATCTACGACCTGGCGGGCGCGAAAGTGGGCGAGCTGCATTCCAAAGCCGCGGGAGGTGTCGACAACGAGATCGACTGGAACGTGTCGGACGTGCAGACCGGCGTGTATCTCGCGCATGTCAAGGCCGAGGGCGCGGGGCGGAGCGGCGAGAAAATCATCAAGATCGCGGTGGTGAAATGA